The Hemibagrus wyckioides isolate EC202008001 linkage group LG12, SWU_Hwy_1.0, whole genome shotgun sequence genome includes a window with the following:
- the LOC131362559 gene encoding IgGFc-binding protein-like yields MRAALSTIAFLLAFEFCLSSSSPPAPVGTCLIIGDPHYSTFDGSYYSFMGNCTYIVAKNCHVDGDHPAFQINTKNERNGNTQNTLVSAVTILVYGNTVTFNRMENGLVKINDSFWNLPVVLNNGGVKIKASSLSVTMQTDFGLSIQYDWDQYLVVTVPESFKGRMCGMCGNFNGKKEDDLTTPSGSVAGNIPDLGKSWRVSGVPGEAFCHDSCPGQCQSCEGVSWFTRMNAKIACSIVTYLTKGPFQSCKSVIDPNVFYENCLFDYCTGKDISNFLCQTAEIYTDACRQAGVHVYDWRGFLKCPTPKCPANSHFESCACPATCENPTPSAACKANCVEACTCNEGYLWSGNKCVPKNQCGCVYKSVGEERYLQAGESIWADTSCTKKCTCNSNNGHVTCENQSCPLGTECTVVRGTRGCQKVPQATCNIYGDPHYNTFDNSTYDFQGTCTYTAAKGCHLDGTKLTPFSVVVENEKWTEIQATPNVSMAKVVVVEVYGLTIILRRNQLHQVMINGVLTNIPVNLNDGEVIVQQEGYHNVILTNFGLRVAYDMVYQVLITVPGIYAGKTCGMCGNFNGNKNDELLLPDGKAVEKSDIKTFGAAWKVAVPGVVCDDGCSGDYCPKCPQKEKAVFEKDCSIIIDPKGPFAPCHTVIDPESYFRDCVFDVCMSEGDQHMLCHSVAAYMSDCQNFGVKVNNWRTSTFCPLSCPPNTVYEICAKACNTPCPGLSGVMKCDIQTCAEGCMCKPGFFYNGTGCIPADQCGCYENGRTYKIGETIITENCQEKLTCLASGKLNKESISCKSSEACSIQKGIRGCYPRQCLLKAESFNLFSGEILGLMSVGAYELVKVCDNGLEAEWFRVVVEVGTFGNLKSIVAVYVYFEEVFITVTSNQDTWINGKAITLPQQLKNEVTIQLTEGTLIIEKKNSLKVSLSLLLELVVIVNDEMAPKVCGACGSDDKVFDVQRQDAQEYWAFWRALDFPNALC; encoded by the exons ATGAGAGCAGCTCTTTCTACCATCGCTTTTTTGCTTGCCTTTG aatTTTGCCTCAGCAGCAGTTCACCTCCTGCTCCAGTGGGCACTTGTTTGATTATCGGTGACCCTCATTACAGCACGTTTGATGGCAGTTACTACAGCTTCATGGGAAACTGCACCTACATTGTCGCTAAAAACTGCCACGTGGACGGCGACCATCCGGCATTTCAGATCAACACCAAGAACGAACGCAACGGCAACACGCAAAATACACTGGTTTCTGCGGTCACTATCTTAGTGTACGGCAACACCGTCACCTTCAACCGCATGGAGAACGGGCTTGTCAAG attAATGATTCATTCTGGAACTTACCGGTGGTTCTGAACAACGGTGGTGTGAAAATCAAAGCCAGTAGCCTTTCAGTGACCATGCAGACAGATTTTGGCCTGTCCATTCAGTATGACTGGGATCAATACTTGGTAGTGACAGTCCCTGAGAGCTTTAAGGGAAGgatgtgtggtatgtgtgggAACTTCAACGGAAAGAAGGAAGATGACCTCACGACTCCCAGTGGCAGTGTAGCAGGCAATATTCCAGATCTGGGAAAGAGCTGGAGAGTATCCGGCGTGCCAGGAGAAGCTTTCTGTCATGATTCGTGTCCAGGGCAGTGTCAGAGTTGTGAGGGTGTTTCATGGTTTACGCGCATGAATGCAAAGATTGCCTGTAGCATCGTAACATATCTCACTAAAGGACCTTTCCAAAGCTGCAAGAGTGTCATTGACCCCAACGTCTTCTATGAGAACTGTCTATTCGACTACTGCACTGGCAAAGATATCAGCAATTTCTTATGTCAGACTGCTGAGATATACACGGATGCCTGTAGGCAAGCTGGTGTACATGTTTATGACTGGAGAGGCTTCCTTAAGTGCC CTACCCCTAAATGCCCAGCTAACAGCCACTTTGAGTCCTGTGCCTGTCCTGCTACCTGTGAGAATCCCACTCCTTCTGCTGCATGTAAAGCAAACTGTGTAGAAGCTTGCACTTGTAATGAGGGATACTTGTGGAGTGGAAACAAGTGTGTTCCCAAGAAtcagtgtggctgtgtgtacaAAAGTGTTGGTGAGGAACGTTACCTACAGGCTGGAGAATCCATCTGGGCTGATACAAGTTGCACCAAAAAATGCACCTGCAATTCAAATAATGGTCACGTCACTTGTGAAAACCAAAGCTGTCCACTCGGAACTGAATGCACGGTCGTTAGAGGAACAAGAGGCTGCCAGAAAGTACCGCAAGCCACCTGTAATATCTACGGAGATCCTCACTACAACACCTTCGATAACAGCACCTACGACTTCCAGGGCACTTGTACGTACACTGCGGCTAAGGGTTGCCACCTGGACGGAACAAAACTCACACCGTTTTCAGTTGTAGTGGAGAATGAGAAATGGACTGAAATCCAAGCCACTCCAAATGTCTCCATGGCCAAGGTGGTCGTTGTGGAGGTCTACGGCTTGACCATAATCCTGAGAAGAAATCAACTACATCAGGTCATG ATCAATGGTGTCTTAACCAACATCCCTGTAAATCTCAATGACGGTGAAGTGATCGTCCAGCAGGAGGGCTATCATAATGTCATTCTGACAAACTTTGGACTAAGAGTGGCCTATGACATGGTTTATCAAGTTCTCATCACAGTCCCTGGCATATATGCAGGAAAGACCTGTGGCATGTGTGGAAACTTTAACGGTAATAAGAACGACGAGCTCCTGCTGCCAGATGGGAAAGCGGTAGAAAAatcagatataaaaacatttggaGCGGCTTGGAAAGTGGCTGTCCCCGGCGTGGTGTGTGATGACGGCTGCAGTGGTGATTACTGTCCAAAATGCCCTCAAAAAGAGAAAGCTGTATTCGAAAAGGACTGCAGTATTATTATTGACCCTAAAGGACCATTCGCTCCATGTCACACTGTAATTGACCCTGAATCCTACTTCAGAGACTGTGTTTTTGACGTCTGTATGAGCGAGGGAGATCAGCATATGCTGTGCCACAGTGTCGCTGCGTACATGAGCGACTGCCAGAACTTCGGAGTCAAGGTTAACAACTGGAGAACGTCAACATTCTGTC CCTTATCCTGTCCTCCCAACACTGTGTACGAAATCTGTGCAAAAGCATGTAACACACCTTGTCCTGGCCTTTCTGGTGTAATGAAGTGTGATATTCAGACCTGTGCTGAAGGCTGCATGTGTAAACCTGGATTCTTCTACAATGGGACAGGCTGCATTCCAGCAGATCAGTGCGGCTGTTACGAGAATGGACGCACCTATAAg ATTGGTGAGACCATCATCACAGAAAACTGTCAGGAGAAACTGACCTGTCTTGCATCTggcaaattaaataaagaaagcatCAGCTGTAAAAGCAGTGAGGCCTGCAGCATTCAGAAGGGCATTCGCGGATGCTACCCAAGGCAGTGCCTGCTGAAGGCAGAATCCTTCAACCTTTTCAGTGGAGAAATTCTAGGCCTCATGTCTGTCGGAGCCTACGAGTTAGTGAAAGTGTGTGACAATGGTCTTGAAGCCGAATGGTTCCGAGTGGTGGTTGAAGTGGGAACTTTCGGGAATCTGAAGAGCATTGTGGCTGTGTACGTCTACTTTGAAGAGGTCTTCATTACCGTCACCAGCAACCAGGACACTTGG atcAATGGAAAAGCTATCACTCTGCCACAGCAGCTGAAGAATGAGGTGACCATCCAGTTGACTGAAGGCACGCTCATTATCGAAAAGAAGAACAGCTTGAAAGTCTCTTTGAGCCTCTTACTTGAGCTTGTAGTGATCGTGAACGATGAAATGGCGCCGAAGGTGTGCGGTGCCTGCGGAAGTGATGATAAAGTATTCGATGTCCAGCGTCAAGACGCTCAGGAGTACTGGGCTTTCTGGAGAGCGCTTGACTTTCCAAATGCCCTTTGTTAA